The Choloepus didactylus isolate mChoDid1 chromosome 13, mChoDid1.pri, whole genome shotgun sequence genome contains a region encoding:
- the LOC119507614 gene encoding serine protease inhibitor Kazal-type 14-like yields MANPFSVLCSPLFFILMHSVLPSVSEHRHWWPPRGNIKVKCPYKYVDLSWFSGTVNPCPGLIQSMCGTNSVTYENPCILCIVSLKSKGRIRFQHDGIC; encoded by the exons ATGGCCAACCCCTTCTCAGTGCTCTGCTCACCTTTGTTCTTCATCCTGATGCACTCTGTGTTACCTTC GGTTTCAGAACATCGACATTGGTGGCCACCACGTGGAAATATTAAG GTGAAATGTCCATATAAATATGTAGACTTGAGTTGGTTCAGTGGAACAGTGAACCCCTGCCCAGGTTTAATTCAATCCATGTGTGGAACCAATTCTGTGACCTATGAAAACCCCTGCATCTTGTGTATTGTAAGCTT GAAATCTAAGGGAAGAATTAGATTCCAACACGATGGAATATGCTAG